One genomic region from Oncorhynchus keta strain PuntledgeMale-10-30-2019 chromosome 33, Oket_V2, whole genome shotgun sequence encodes:
- the LOC118366365 gene encoding liprin-beta-1-like isoform X6, with the protein MMSDASEMLAAALEQMDGIIAGSKAMGYSNGLFDCQSPTSPFLGSLRALHLLEDLRAALELMDQDEREGLRCQVPDTTADGLVEWLQQGQLTNGNGSAMIYQDRLSRVESDKECLVLQVSVLSDQVEVQGEKIRDLDMCLEEHREKLDATEETLQQEFLTRSTLETQKLELMTEVSSLKLKLTTVARDRRDSEGLYQEVNDLRFRVTDMENERLQCEKKLKSTKEELQTLQRQLEDLRRLRDQATQGVLTSDRTDGEKDVDVLRMKRAMDSLMSACNDKDRRIEELQESITRYKKVQDLMKDTLNEDNSDDIQDDRSPSIQVAMDADQATLAVREETGRSCDEIPSIAVFSELEQESLIQEPDTDSPPEVPPHSAGSLGHINSNTEQTTVEVPSPPSNPSSNESFGNKKARSSFGRGFFKMRGGKRTSSAPNLAETERNGTDHLDLTGAPPDKPQGGESSQTLPSSPEAKKKSRGFKKFLGRLKRSHSTSLDLEETEFRRGGVRATAGPRLGWSRDLQHSANDVDAPFAQWSKEQVCVWLQEQGLGLHVAQAQQWIRSGFTLLQASQHDLEKELGIKQPLHRKKLQLALQALGSEEDVSQAKLDHNWVTRWLDDIGLPQYKSQFDEGRVDGRMLHYMTVDDLLSLKVGSVLHHLSIKRAIQVLRLNFYEPNCLRRRPSDGNNITPAEISQWTNHRVMEWLRSVDLAEYAPNLRGSGVHGGVMVLEPRFNVESLALLLNIPPNKTLLRRHLATHFHLLIGSAAQRSKQECLENPDYTLLTATAKVKPRKLSFGGFGTLRKKRQEDSEEYVCPMDVEMPKNSSFQGGLRSYEDDLDQLEQMEDSEGAVRQIGAFSEEIDNLTSMLKEDEFFSEVSSRSPEASVTDDDSNM; encoded by the exons aTGATGTCCGATGCCAGCGAGATGTTGGCAGCCGCCTTGGAGCAAATGGATGGGATCATAGCAG GCTCCAAGGCCATGGGCTACTCCAATGGGCTGTTTGACTGCCAGTCGCCCACCTCTCCCTTCCTGGGAAGCCTGCGGGCGCTGCACCTGCTGGAGGACCTGCGGGCGGCGCTGGAGCTGATGGACCAGGATGAGAGGGAGGGCCTCCGCTGCCAGGTCCCTGACACCACCGCCGACGGCCTAGTGGAGTGGCTGCAGCAGGGTCAATTG ACCAACGGAAATGGCTCCGCCATGATCTACCAGGATCGACTGTCACGGGTGGAGAGCGATAAGGAGTGTCTCGTCCTCCAG GTGAGTGTTCTCTCAGACCAGGTGGAGGTGCAGGGGGAGAAGATCAGGGATCTGGACATGTGTCTGGAGGAGCACAGAGAGAAACTCGACGCTACTGAAGAAACGCTGCAGCAG GAGTTcttgaccaggtccaccctggagaCCCAGAAGCTGGAGCTGATGACCGAGGTGTCCAGTCTGAAACTGAAGCTGACCACTGTGGCGAGAGATCGCAGGGATAGTGAG GGGTTGTACCAGGAAGTCAATGATCTGCGGTTCAGGGTGACCGATATGGAGAATGAAAGACTGCAGTGTGAGAAGAAACTTAAATCCACCAAA GAGGAACTGCAGACTCTTCAGAGGCAGCTGGAGGACCTGAGGAGGCTAAGAGACCAGGCTACACAGGGAGTGCTGACCTCAGACAGaacagatggagagaaag ATGTGGACGTGCTGAGGATGAAGAGGGCCATGGATTCCCTGATGTCAGCTTGCAATGACAAG GACCGGAGGATCGAGGAGCTTCAGGAGTCTATCACACGGTACAAGAAGGTCCAGGACTTGATGAAAG ACACACTGAATGAAGACAATTCTGATGACATCCAGGATGACAGATCCCCCTCCATTCAGGTCGCCATGGATGCAGACCAGGCCACACTGGCGGTtagggaggagacaggaaggagctGTGATGAG aTTCCATCTATTGCAGTGTTTTCAGAGCTGGAGCAGGAGAGCCTGATACAGGaaccagacacagacag TCCACCAGAGGTCCCGCCACATTCAGCAGGTAGCTTGGGCCACATAAACAGCAACACAGAGCAG ACCACAGTTGAGGTGCCCAGCCCCCCATCAAACCCCAGCAGTAATGAAAGCTTTGGGAACAAGAAGGCCCGCTCCTCCTTTGGACGTGGTTTCTTCAAGATGCGTGGAGGCAAGAGGACGTCCAGTGCCCCAAATCTGG CTGAGACCGAGCGTAATGGCACAGACCACTTGGACTTGACTGGTGCCCCACCAGACAAACCTCAGGGAGGAGAAAGCAGCCAGACCCTACCTTCCTCACCAGAGGCCAAGAAGAAGTCCAGAGGCTTTAAGAAGTTCTTAGGCAG GCTGAAGAGAAGTCACTCCACCTCGCTAGACCTGGAGGAGACTGAGTTCAGGAGGGGAGGAGTCAGAGCCACGGCCGGCCCCCGACTGGGCTGGTCACGTGACCTGCAGCACAGCGCCAA tgATGTGGACGCTCCCTTTGCTCAGTGGAGTaaggagcaggtgtgtgtgtggctgcaggAGCAGGGCCTGGGGCTGCACGTGGCTCAAGCCCAGCAGTGGATCCGCTCAGGATTCACCCTGCTGCAGGCCTCCCAGCATGACCTGGAGAAG GAGTTGGGGATCAAACAGCCCCTCCACAGGAAGAAGCTGCAGCTGGCTCTCCAGGCACTGGGATCAGAGGAGGATGTCAGCCAGGCCAAACTGGACCACAACTGGGTGACCA GATGGCTTGATGACATTGGTCTGCCGCAGTATAAGAGCCAGTTTGATGAGGGGAGGGTCGATGGGCGAATGCTACACTACATGACTGTG GatgacctgctgtctctaaaaGTGGGCAGTGTTCTCCACCACCTCAGCATCAAGAGAGCCATCCAGGTCCTCCGGCTCAACTTCTACGAGCCCAACTGCCTCCGCCGACGGCCCTCTGACGGG AATAACATCACGCCAGCGGAGATCTCCCAGTGGACCAATCACAGAGTGATGGAGTGGCTGAGATCAGTGGACCTGGCTGAGTACGCTCCTAACCTGAGGGGCAGCGGTGTGCACGGGGGGGTCATG GTGCTGGAGCCTCGCTTCAACGTGGAGTCCCTAGCCCTCCTGCTCAACATCCCTCCCAACAAGACCCTGCTGCGCCGCCACCTGGCCACCCACTTCCACCTGCTCATCGGCTCCGCTGCCCAGCGCAGCAAACAGGAGTGTCTGGAGAACCCTGACTACACCCTGCTCACTGCCACCGCCAAGGTCAAG CCCAGAAAGCTGTCGTTCGGTGGCTTCGGGACCCTGCGTAAGAAGCGCCAGGAGGACAGCGAGGAGTACGTGTGCCCCATGGATGTGGAGATGCCCAAGAACAGCAGCTTCCAGGGGGGCCTGAGGAGCTACGAGGACGACCTGGACCAGTTGGAGCAG ATGGAAGACTCGGAAGGGGCTGTGAGGCAGATAGGAGCATTTTCTGAGGAAATTGACAACCTGACG AGCATGCTGAAGGAAGATGAGTTCTTCAGCGAGGTCTCCTCTCGCTCCCCCGAGGCCAGTGTCACCGATGACGACTCCAACATGTGA
- the LOC118366365 gene encoding liprin-beta-1-like isoform X4, protein MMSDASEMLAAALEQMDGIIAGSKAMGYSNGLFDCQSPTSPFLGSLRALHLLEDLRAALELMDQDEREGLRCQVPDTTADGLVEWLQQGQLTNGNGSAMIYQDRLSRVESDKECLVLQVSVLSDQVEVQGEKIRDLDMCLEEHREKLDATEETLQQEFLTRSTLETQKLELMTEVSSLKLKLTTVARDRRDSERSWESDSQGFHTPNPRALSRPGLEESGYWILSGLYQEVNDLRFRVTDMENERLQCEKKLKSTKEELQTLQRQLEDLRRLRDQATQGVLTSDRTDGEKDVDVLRMKRAMDSLMSACNDKDRRIEELQESITRYKKVQDLMKDTLNEDNSDDIQDDRSPSIQVAMDADQATLAVREETGRSCDEIPSIAVFSELEQESLIQEPDTDSPPEVPPHSAGSLGHINSNTEQTTVEVPSPPSNPSSNESFGNKKARSSFGRGFFKMRGGKRTSSAPNLDRSRSASAPTLAETERNGTDHLDLTGAPPDKPQGGESSQTLPSSPEAKKKSRGFKKFLGRLKRSHSTSLDLEETEFRRGGVRATAGPRLGWSRDLQHSANDVDAPFAQWSKEQVCVWLQEQGLGLHVAQAQQWIRSGFTLLQASQHDLEKELGIKQPLHRKKLQLALQALGSEEDVSQAKLDHNWVTRWLDDIGLPQYKSQFDEGRVDGRMLHYMTVDDLLSLKVGSVLHHLSIKRAIQVLRLNFYEPNCLRRRPSDGNNITPAEISQWTNHRVMEWLRSVDLAEYAPNLRGSGVHGGVMVLEPRFNVESLALLLNIPPNKTLLRRHLATHFHLLIGSAAQRSKQECLENPDYTLLTATAKVKPRKLSFGGFGTLRKKRQEDSEEYVCPMDVEMPKNSSFQGGLRSYEDDLDQLEQMEDSEGAVRQIGAFSEEIDNLTSMLKEDEFFSEVSSRSPEASVTDDDSNM, encoded by the exons aTGATGTCCGATGCCAGCGAGATGTTGGCAGCCGCCTTGGAGCAAATGGATGGGATCATAGCAG GCTCCAAGGCCATGGGCTACTCCAATGGGCTGTTTGACTGCCAGTCGCCCACCTCTCCCTTCCTGGGAAGCCTGCGGGCGCTGCACCTGCTGGAGGACCTGCGGGCGGCGCTGGAGCTGATGGACCAGGATGAGAGGGAGGGCCTCCGCTGCCAGGTCCCTGACACCACCGCCGACGGCCTAGTGGAGTGGCTGCAGCAGGGTCAATTG ACCAACGGAAATGGCTCCGCCATGATCTACCAGGATCGACTGTCACGGGTGGAGAGCGATAAGGAGTGTCTCGTCCTCCAG GTGAGTGTTCTCTCAGACCAGGTGGAGGTGCAGGGGGAGAAGATCAGGGATCTGGACATGTGTCTGGAGGAGCACAGAGAGAAACTCGACGCTACTGAAGAAACGCTGCAGCAG GAGTTcttgaccaggtccaccctggagaCCCAGAAGCTGGAGCTGATGACCGAGGTGTCCAGTCTGAAACTGAAGCTGACCACTGTGGCGAGAGATCGCAGGGATAGTGAG AGAAGCTGGGAGTCTGACAGTCAGGGATTCCATACACCTAATCCACGAGCACTGAGCAGGCCTGGGCTGGAGGAATCAGGATATTGGATCCTGAGT GGGTTGTACCAGGAAGTCAATGATCTGCGGTTCAGGGTGACCGATATGGAGAATGAAAGACTGCAGTGTGAGAAGAAACTTAAATCCACCAAA GAGGAACTGCAGACTCTTCAGAGGCAGCTGGAGGACCTGAGGAGGCTAAGAGACCAGGCTACACAGGGAGTGCTGACCTCAGACAGaacagatggagagaaag ATGTGGACGTGCTGAGGATGAAGAGGGCCATGGATTCCCTGATGTCAGCTTGCAATGACAAG GACCGGAGGATCGAGGAGCTTCAGGAGTCTATCACACGGTACAAGAAGGTCCAGGACTTGATGAAAG ACACACTGAATGAAGACAATTCTGATGACATCCAGGATGACAGATCCCCCTCCATTCAGGTCGCCATGGATGCAGACCAGGCCACACTGGCGGTtagggaggagacaggaaggagctGTGATGAG aTTCCATCTATTGCAGTGTTTTCAGAGCTGGAGCAGGAGAGCCTGATACAGGaaccagacacagacag TCCACCAGAGGTCCCGCCACATTCAGCAGGTAGCTTGGGCCACATAAACAGCAACACAGAGCAG ACCACAGTTGAGGTGCCCAGCCCCCCATCAAACCCCAGCAGTAATGAAAGCTTTGGGAACAAGAAGGCCCGCTCCTCCTTTGGACGTGGTTTCTTCAAGATGCGTGGAGGCAAGAGGACGTCCAGTGCCCCAAATCTGG ATCGCAGCCGGAGTGCGAGTGCGCCTACgttgg CTGAGACCGAGCGTAATGGCACAGACCACTTGGACTTGACTGGTGCCCCACCAGACAAACCTCAGGGAGGAGAAAGCAGCCAGACCCTACCTTCCTCACCAGAGGCCAAGAAGAAGTCCAGAGGCTTTAAGAAGTTCTTAGGCAG GCTGAAGAGAAGTCACTCCACCTCGCTAGACCTGGAGGAGACTGAGTTCAGGAGGGGAGGAGTCAGAGCCACGGCCGGCCCCCGACTGGGCTGGTCACGTGACCTGCAGCACAGCGCCAA tgATGTGGACGCTCCCTTTGCTCAGTGGAGTaaggagcaggtgtgtgtgtggctgcaggAGCAGGGCCTGGGGCTGCACGTGGCTCAAGCCCAGCAGTGGATCCGCTCAGGATTCACCCTGCTGCAGGCCTCCCAGCATGACCTGGAGAAG GAGTTGGGGATCAAACAGCCCCTCCACAGGAAGAAGCTGCAGCTGGCTCTCCAGGCACTGGGATCAGAGGAGGATGTCAGCCAGGCCAAACTGGACCACAACTGGGTGACCA GATGGCTTGATGACATTGGTCTGCCGCAGTATAAGAGCCAGTTTGATGAGGGGAGGGTCGATGGGCGAATGCTACACTACATGACTGTG GatgacctgctgtctctaaaaGTGGGCAGTGTTCTCCACCACCTCAGCATCAAGAGAGCCATCCAGGTCCTCCGGCTCAACTTCTACGAGCCCAACTGCCTCCGCCGACGGCCCTCTGACGGG AATAACATCACGCCAGCGGAGATCTCCCAGTGGACCAATCACAGAGTGATGGAGTGGCTGAGATCAGTGGACCTGGCTGAGTACGCTCCTAACCTGAGGGGCAGCGGTGTGCACGGGGGGGTCATG GTGCTGGAGCCTCGCTTCAACGTGGAGTCCCTAGCCCTCCTGCTCAACATCCCTCCCAACAAGACCCTGCTGCGCCGCCACCTGGCCACCCACTTCCACCTGCTCATCGGCTCCGCTGCCCAGCGCAGCAAACAGGAGTGTCTGGAGAACCCTGACTACACCCTGCTCACTGCCACCGCCAAGGTCAAG CCCAGAAAGCTGTCGTTCGGTGGCTTCGGGACCCTGCGTAAGAAGCGCCAGGAGGACAGCGAGGAGTACGTGTGCCCCATGGATGTGGAGATGCCCAAGAACAGCAGCTTCCAGGGGGGCCTGAGGAGCTACGAGGACGACCTGGACCAGTTGGAGCAG ATGGAAGACTCGGAAGGGGCTGTGAGGCAGATAGGAGCATTTTCTGAGGAAATTGACAACCTGACG AGCATGCTGAAGGAAGATGAGTTCTTCAGCGAGGTCTCCTCTCGCTCCCCCGAGGCCAGTGTCACCGATGACGACTCCAACATGTGA
- the LOC118366365 gene encoding liprin-beta-1-like isoform X1, with protein sequence MWLWYWSGMFPSAVLQYEKARRSIVSAVMETNYSSRPTASMMYRHCVPHPWPEGRVARPWGCSKAMGYSNGLFDCQSPTSPFLGSLRALHLLEDLRAALELMDQDEREGLRCQVPDTTADGLVEWLQQGQLTNGNGSAMIYQDRLSRVESDKECLVLQVSVLSDQVEVQGEKIRDLDMCLEEHREKLDATEETLQQEFLTRSTLETQKLELMTEVSSLKLKLTTVARDRRDSERSWESDSQGFHTPNPRALSRPGLEESGYWILSGLYQEVNDLRFRVTDMENERLQCEKKLKSTKEELQTLQRQLEDLRRLRDQATQGVLTSDRTDGEKDVDVLRMKRAMDSLMSACNDKDRRIEELQESITRYKKVQDLMKDTLNEDNSDDIQDDRSPSIQVAMDADQATLAVREETGRSCDEIPSIAVFSELEQESLIQEPDTDSPPEVPPHSAGSLGHINSNTEQTTVEVPSPPSNPSSNESFGNKKARSSFGRGFFKMRGGKRTSSAPNLDRSRSASAPTLAETERNGTDHLDLTGAPPDKPQGGESSQTLPSSPEAKKKSRGFKKFLGRLKRSHSTSLDLEETEFRRGGVRATAGPRLGWSRDLQHSANDVDAPFAQWSKEQVCVWLQEQGLGLHVAQAQQWIRSGFTLLQASQHDLEKELGIKQPLHRKKLQLALQALGSEEDVSQAKLDHNWVTRWLDDIGLPQYKSQFDEGRVDGRMLHYMTVDDLLSLKVGSVLHHLSIKRAIQVLRLNFYEPNCLRRRPSDGNNITPAEISQWTNHRVMEWLRSVDLAEYAPNLRGSGVHGGVMVLEPRFNVESLALLLNIPPNKTLLRRHLATHFHLLIGSAAQRSKQECLENPDYTLLTATAKVKPRKLSFGGFGTLRKKRQEDSEEYVCPMDVEMPKNSSFQGGLRSYEDDLDQLEQMEDSEGAVRQIGAFSEEIDNLTSMLKEDEFFSEVSSRSPEASVTDDDSNM encoded by the exons ATGTGGCTGTGGTACTGGTCTGGGATGTTTCCCAGTGCAGTCCTCCAATATGAGAAAGCAAGACGTTCCATTGTTTCAGCAGTGATGGAAACCAATTATTCTTCAAGGCCTACTGCTAGTATGATGTACAGGCATTGCGTGCCTCATCCATGGCCTGAAGGGAGGGTGGCACGCCCATGGGGAT GCTCCAAGGCCATGGGCTACTCCAATGGGCTGTTTGACTGCCAGTCGCCCACCTCTCCCTTCCTGGGAAGCCTGCGGGCGCTGCACCTGCTGGAGGACCTGCGGGCGGCGCTGGAGCTGATGGACCAGGATGAGAGGGAGGGCCTCCGCTGCCAGGTCCCTGACACCACCGCCGACGGCCTAGTGGAGTGGCTGCAGCAGGGTCAATTG ACCAACGGAAATGGCTCCGCCATGATCTACCAGGATCGACTGTCACGGGTGGAGAGCGATAAGGAGTGTCTCGTCCTCCAG GTGAGTGTTCTCTCAGACCAGGTGGAGGTGCAGGGGGAGAAGATCAGGGATCTGGACATGTGTCTGGAGGAGCACAGAGAGAAACTCGACGCTACTGAAGAAACGCTGCAGCAG GAGTTcttgaccaggtccaccctggagaCCCAGAAGCTGGAGCTGATGACCGAGGTGTCCAGTCTGAAACTGAAGCTGACCACTGTGGCGAGAGATCGCAGGGATAGTGAG AGAAGCTGGGAGTCTGACAGTCAGGGATTCCATACACCTAATCCACGAGCACTGAGCAGGCCTGGGCTGGAGGAATCAGGATATTGGATCCTGAGT GGGTTGTACCAGGAAGTCAATGATCTGCGGTTCAGGGTGACCGATATGGAGAATGAAAGACTGCAGTGTGAGAAGAAACTTAAATCCACCAAA GAGGAACTGCAGACTCTTCAGAGGCAGCTGGAGGACCTGAGGAGGCTAAGAGACCAGGCTACACAGGGAGTGCTGACCTCAGACAGaacagatggagagaaag ATGTGGACGTGCTGAGGATGAAGAGGGCCATGGATTCCCTGATGTCAGCTTGCAATGACAAG GACCGGAGGATCGAGGAGCTTCAGGAGTCTATCACACGGTACAAGAAGGTCCAGGACTTGATGAAAG ACACACTGAATGAAGACAATTCTGATGACATCCAGGATGACAGATCCCCCTCCATTCAGGTCGCCATGGATGCAGACCAGGCCACACTGGCGGTtagggaggagacaggaaggagctGTGATGAG aTTCCATCTATTGCAGTGTTTTCAGAGCTGGAGCAGGAGAGCCTGATACAGGaaccagacacagacag TCCACCAGAGGTCCCGCCACATTCAGCAGGTAGCTTGGGCCACATAAACAGCAACACAGAGCAG ACCACAGTTGAGGTGCCCAGCCCCCCATCAAACCCCAGCAGTAATGAAAGCTTTGGGAACAAGAAGGCCCGCTCCTCCTTTGGACGTGGTTTCTTCAAGATGCGTGGAGGCAAGAGGACGTCCAGTGCCCCAAATCTGG ATCGCAGCCGGAGTGCGAGTGCGCCTACgttgg CTGAGACCGAGCGTAATGGCACAGACCACTTGGACTTGACTGGTGCCCCACCAGACAAACCTCAGGGAGGAGAAAGCAGCCAGACCCTACCTTCCTCACCAGAGGCCAAGAAGAAGTCCAGAGGCTTTAAGAAGTTCTTAGGCAG GCTGAAGAGAAGTCACTCCACCTCGCTAGACCTGGAGGAGACTGAGTTCAGGAGGGGAGGAGTCAGAGCCACGGCCGGCCCCCGACTGGGCTGGTCACGTGACCTGCAGCACAGCGCCAA tgATGTGGACGCTCCCTTTGCTCAGTGGAGTaaggagcaggtgtgtgtgtggctgcaggAGCAGGGCCTGGGGCTGCACGTGGCTCAAGCCCAGCAGTGGATCCGCTCAGGATTCACCCTGCTGCAGGCCTCCCAGCATGACCTGGAGAAG GAGTTGGGGATCAAACAGCCCCTCCACAGGAAGAAGCTGCAGCTGGCTCTCCAGGCACTGGGATCAGAGGAGGATGTCAGCCAGGCCAAACTGGACCACAACTGGGTGACCA GATGGCTTGATGACATTGGTCTGCCGCAGTATAAGAGCCAGTTTGATGAGGGGAGGGTCGATGGGCGAATGCTACACTACATGACTGTG GatgacctgctgtctctaaaaGTGGGCAGTGTTCTCCACCACCTCAGCATCAAGAGAGCCATCCAGGTCCTCCGGCTCAACTTCTACGAGCCCAACTGCCTCCGCCGACGGCCCTCTGACGGG AATAACATCACGCCAGCGGAGATCTCCCAGTGGACCAATCACAGAGTGATGGAGTGGCTGAGATCAGTGGACCTGGCTGAGTACGCTCCTAACCTGAGGGGCAGCGGTGTGCACGGGGGGGTCATG GTGCTGGAGCCTCGCTTCAACGTGGAGTCCCTAGCCCTCCTGCTCAACATCCCTCCCAACAAGACCCTGCTGCGCCGCCACCTGGCCACCCACTTCCACCTGCTCATCGGCTCCGCTGCCCAGCGCAGCAAACAGGAGTGTCTGGAGAACCCTGACTACACCCTGCTCACTGCCACCGCCAAGGTCAAG CCCAGAAAGCTGTCGTTCGGTGGCTTCGGGACCCTGCGTAAGAAGCGCCAGGAGGACAGCGAGGAGTACGTGTGCCCCATGGATGTGGAGATGCCCAAGAACAGCAGCTTCCAGGGGGGCCTGAGGAGCTACGAGGACGACCTGGACCAGTTGGAGCAG ATGGAAGACTCGGAAGGGGCTGTGAGGCAGATAGGAGCATTTTCTGAGGAAATTGACAACCTGACG AGCATGCTGAAGGAAGATGAGTTCTTCAGCGAGGTCTCCTCTCGCTCCCCCGAGGCCAGTGTCACCGATGACGACTCCAACATGTGA